One window from the genome of Thermus sediminis encodes:
- a CDS encoding 2-phosphosulfolactate phosphatase, protein MRLRVDPLPTEALVYPDVVLVVDVIRATTTAVALLETGAEALYLTAGLEAARAFKDADVLLSGEVGGLKPPGFDLGNSPREALGAPVGGRIVVMSTTNGTKAVHTAARTAKHVLLASLYNAHAAARLARELATEEVAILCAGKEGRVGLDDLYAAGVLAEYLGLMGEVEPEDGARIALAVKRAYGDPLEALSLSAAAQALRAVGLEGDVPFSAQVAKSPIVPVLSGRVGEALIFKRALPQEVRKNAG, encoded by the coding sequence GTGCGCCTCAGGGTAGACCCCTTGCCCACGGAAGCGCTGGTGTACCCCGATGTGGTCCTCGTGGTGGACGTGATCCGGGCCACCACCACGGCCGTGGCCCTTCTGGAGACGGGGGCGGAGGCCTTGTACCTCACGGCGGGCCTCGAGGCCGCAAGGGCCTTCAAGGACGCCGACGTCCTCCTCTCCGGCGAGGTGGGCGGGCTTAAGCCCCCGGGGTTTGACCTGGGGAACTCCCCCCGGGAGGCCCTGGGGGCCCCCGTAGGGGGGAGGATCGTGGTCATGAGCACCACCAATGGCACCAAGGCCGTCCACACCGCCGCCAGGACGGCCAAGCACGTCCTCCTCGCCTCCCTCTACAACGCCCACGCCGCCGCCAGGCTGGCCCGGGAGCTGGCCACGGAGGAGGTGGCCATCCTCTGCGCTGGGAAGGAAGGGCGGGTGGGCCTGGACGACCTCTATGCCGCCGGGGTCCTGGCGGAGTACCTGGGCCTCATGGGGGAGGTGGAGCCCGAGGACGGGGCCCGGATCGCCCTGGCCGTGAAGCGGGCCTACGGGGACCCCCTGGAGGCCCTAAGCCTCTCCGCCGCCGCCCAGGCCCTGAGGGCGGTGGGCCTGGAAGGGGACGTCCCCTTCTCGGCCCAGGTAGCCAAGAGCCCCATCGTCCCCGTTCTTTCGGGGCGGGTGGGGGAGGCCTTGATCTTCAAACGCGCCCTGCCCCAAGAAGTTCGTAAAAACGC